One Oncorhynchus nerka isolate Pitt River linkage group LG5, Oner_Uvic_2.0, whole genome shotgun sequence genomic window carries:
- the LOC115129321 gene encoding protein FAM53C-like isoform X1, whose translation MVTLITEQLRKQNLEEPPYHRAFSLNVSLPEVGSSPTVCWRGCGLTPESSWSMFPSSKTHLQDASVLSSLDPLGTPFPLPSTSVTDLSLQSSPPPPPPPKRHCRSLSVPEDLSHCRSPWRPSASKIWTPVKRRCHSGGGVACMGVGSLVGSIPLRGPSSSLTSSLHSSSSPTFFSLAMSPDSPLSWGCPWDHNDLPRGGCTGFFPAPSSCSSSPASLGSCRPLLQRRFSLSPVHVLPPQPSPSPAPGLVPRYPSMEPPAPSPSSACSSPSSSRRDLPPCLPRCHSQPCDLRKPGLKRRHDADTLPYYVRPGLDFSKMTPVSLIRSGEPLVCGAAVYMGLEPVPGDFRGAFSPADLGRTSIGPLSESEEEENINMGAQEAGQQSVFERDCTELDLNLIEEN comes from the exons ATGGTGACGCTCATCACAGAGCAACTCCGCAAACAGAATCTGGAGGAGCCCCCTTACCACAGGGCTTTCTCTCTCAACGTG TCATTGCCTGAAGTGGGTTCCAGCCCCACTGTGTGTTGGCGCGGGTGTGGGTTGACTCCAG AGAGCAGTTGGTCTATGTTCCCATCCTCCAAGACCCACCTGCAGgatgcctctgtcctgtcctccctGGACCCACTGGGAACACCTTTCCCTCTCCCCAGCACCTCTGTGACAGACCTGTCCCTGCAGAGCTCTCCTCCGCCGCCTCCTCCTCCCAAACGCCACTGTcgctccctgtctgtccctgaggACCTGTCCCACTGCCGCAGCCCCTGGCGCCCCAGCGCCTCCAAGATCTGGACCCCAGTCAAGCGCCGCTGCCACAGTGGAGGGGGTGTGGCCTGCATGGGCGTTGGCTCCTTGGTTGGTTCCATACCCCTCCGAGGCCCCAGctcctcccttacctcctccctacaCTCCTCCTCCAGCCCCACTTTCTTCAGCCTGGCCATGTCCCCTGACTCCCCTCTCTCCTGGGGCTGTCCCTGGGACCATAATGATCTGCCCAGGGGAGGCTGCACTGGCTTCTTCCCCgccccctcctcctgctcctcctcccccgcCTCGCTGGGTTCCTGTCGGCCCTTGCTGCAACGCcgcttctctctgtcccctgtgcACGTCCTGCCTCCCcagccctccccctctcctgctcccgGGCTAGTCCCACGCTACCCTTCGATGGAGCCCCcggccccctctccctcctcagcctgCAGTTCCCCGTCATCCTCGAGGCGCGACCTACCCCCCTGTCTCCCACGCTGCCACTCTCAGCCCTGTGACCTGCGTAAGCCCGGCCTAAAGAGACGCCATGATGCGGACACCCTGCCCTACTACGTCAGGCCTGGCCTGGACTTCAGCAAGATGACTCCGGTGAGCTTG ATTCGTAGTGGGGAGCCCCTGGTGTGTGGAGCGGCTGTCTACATGGGGCTAGAGCCTGTTCCAGGGGACTTCAGAGGAGCCTTCTCCCCTGCAGACCTGGGAAGAACCAGCATTGGACCGTTGAGTGAAAGTGAGGAAGAGGAGAACATAAATATGGGTGCACAAGAGGCCGGGCAGCagagtgtgtttgagagagactgCACAGAACTGGACTTGAACCTCATTGAGGAGAATTGA
- the LOC115129321 gene encoding protein FAM53C-like isoform X2 — MVTLITEQLRKQNLEEPPYHRAFSLNVSLPEVGSSPTVCWRGCGLTPESSWSMFPSSKTHLQDASVLSSLDPLGTPFPLPSTSVTDLSLQSSPPPPPPPKRHCRSLSVPEDLSHCRSPWRPSASKIWTPVKRRCHSGGGVACMGVGSLVGSIPLRGPSSSLTSSLHSSSSPTFFSLAMSPDSPLSWGCPWDHNDLPRGGCTGFFPAPSSCSSSPASLGSCRPLLQRRFSLSPVHVLPPQPSPSPAPGLVPRYPSMEPPAPSPSSACSSPSSSRRDLPPCLPRCHSQPCDLRKPGLKRRHDADTLPYYVRPGLDFSKMTPIRSGEPLVCGAAVYMGLEPVPGDFRGAFSPADLGRTSIGPLSESEEEENINMGAQEAGQQSVFERDCTELDLNLIEEN; from the exons ATGGTGACGCTCATCACAGAGCAACTCCGCAAACAGAATCTGGAGGAGCCCCCTTACCACAGGGCTTTCTCTCTCAACGTG TCATTGCCTGAAGTGGGTTCCAGCCCCACTGTGTGTTGGCGCGGGTGTGGGTTGACTCCAG AGAGCAGTTGGTCTATGTTCCCATCCTCCAAGACCCACCTGCAGgatgcctctgtcctgtcctccctGGACCCACTGGGAACACCTTTCCCTCTCCCCAGCACCTCTGTGACAGACCTGTCCCTGCAGAGCTCTCCTCCGCCGCCTCCTCCTCCCAAACGCCACTGTcgctccctgtctgtccctgaggACCTGTCCCACTGCCGCAGCCCCTGGCGCCCCAGCGCCTCCAAGATCTGGACCCCAGTCAAGCGCCGCTGCCACAGTGGAGGGGGTGTGGCCTGCATGGGCGTTGGCTCCTTGGTTGGTTCCATACCCCTCCGAGGCCCCAGctcctcccttacctcctccctacaCTCCTCCTCCAGCCCCACTTTCTTCAGCCTGGCCATGTCCCCTGACTCCCCTCTCTCCTGGGGCTGTCCCTGGGACCATAATGATCTGCCCAGGGGAGGCTGCACTGGCTTCTTCCCCgccccctcctcctgctcctcctcccccgcCTCGCTGGGTTCCTGTCGGCCCTTGCTGCAACGCcgcttctctctgtcccctgtgcACGTCCTGCCTCCCcagccctccccctctcctgctcccgGGCTAGTCCCACGCTACCCTTCGATGGAGCCCCcggccccctctccctcctcagcctgCAGTTCCCCGTCATCCTCGAGGCGCGACCTACCCCCCTGTCTCCCACGCTGCCACTCTCAGCCCTGTGACCTGCGTAAGCCCGGCCTAAAGAGACGCCATGATGCGGACACCCTGCCCTACTACGTCAGGCCTGGCCTGGACTTCAGCAAGATGACTCCG ATTCGTAGTGGGGAGCCCCTGGTGTGTGGAGCGGCTGTCTACATGGGGCTAGAGCCTGTTCCAGGGGACTTCAGAGGAGCCTTCTCCCCTGCAGACCTGGGAAGAACCAGCATTGGACCGTTGAGTGAAAGTGAGGAAGAGGAGAACATAAATATGGGTGCACAAGAGGCCGGGCAGCagagtgtgtttgagagagactgCACAGAACTGGACTTGAACCTCATTGAGGAGAATTGA
- the LOC115129320 gene encoding LOW QUALITY PROTEIN: C-terminal-binding protein 1 (The sequence of the model RefSeq protein was modified relative to this genomic sequence to represent the inferred CDS: inserted 2 bases in 1 codon), whose product MALMDKHKVKRQRLDRICEGIRPPILNGPMHPRPLVALLDGRDCTIEMPILKDVATVAFCDAQSTQEIHEKVLNEAVGALLYHTITLSRDDLDKFKGLRVIVRIGSGYDNVDIKAAAELGIAVCNVPASSVEETADTSLCLILNLYRRVTWMHQALREGTRASSVEQIREVAGDAARIRGETLGIIGLGRVGQAVALRAKAFGFGVIFYDPYLPDGVERSLGLQRMATLQDLLIHSDCVSLHCSLNEHNHHLINDFTIKQMRQGAFLVNSARGGLVDEKALAQALKEGRIRGAALDVHETEPFSFSQGPLKDAPNLICTPHTSWYSEQASIEAREEAAREVRRAITGRIPDSLKNCVNKEYLMAASQWPSMEVATVHPELNIASAYRFPAGLISVAAGGLTGAGAGVEALALAHAIAPVSHXPPHAPSPGQPSKAEADRDISSDQ is encoded by the exons ATGGCTCTAATGGACAAGCACAAAGTCAAGCGGCAGAGACTTGACCGCATCTGTGAGG GCATCCGCCCCCCCATCCTGAACGGGCCCATGCACCCCCGGCCCCTGGTGGCCCTGCTGGACGGGCGTGACTGCACCATAGAGATGCCCATCCTGAAAGACGTGGCCACTGTGGCCTTCTGTGATGCCCAGTCCACCCAGGAGATCCATGagaag GTGTTGAACGAGGCGGTGGGGGCTCTGCTCTAccacaccatcactctctctaGAGACGACCTGGACAAGTTCAAAGGCCTCCGAGTCATCGTCAGGATCGGCAGCGGCTATGACAACGTCGACATCAAAGCCGCAGCTGAGCTGG GCATCGCGGTGTGTAACGTGCCGGCGTCGTCGGTGGAGGAGACGGCCGACACATCCTTGTGTCTGATCCTAAACCTGTACCGTCGGGTCACCTGGATGCACCAGGCCCTGAGGGAGGGCACCAGGGCCTCCAGCGTGGAGCAGATCAGGGAGGTAGCCGGCGACGCTGCCCGCATCCGGGGGGAGACGCTGGGCATCATCGGCCTGG GTCGTGTGGGCCAGGCGGTGGCTCTGCGGGCCAAGGCGTTTGGTTTCGGGGTGATCTTCTACGACCCATACCTGCCTGATGGTGTGGAGCGCTCCCTTGGCCTGCAGAGGATGGCTACACTCCAGGACCTGCTCATCCActctgactgtgtctctctacaCTGCAGCCTCAACGAACACAACCACCACCTCATCAATGACTTCACCATCAAACAG ATGCGTCAGGGAGCGTTCCTGGTGAACTCTGCGCGGGGGGGTCTGGTGGATGAGAAGGCTCTGGCTCAGGCCCTGAAGGAAGGACGTATACGAGGAGCCGCGCTGGACGtccacgagacagagcccttcag TTTCTCACAGGGCCCTCTGAAAGATGCTCCCAACCTCATCTGTACCCCCCACACCTCCTGGTACAGTGAGCAGGCCTCCATCGAGGCCAGAGAAGAGGCAGCCAGGGAGGTGCGCCGTGCCATCACTG gTCGTATTCCAGACAGTCTGAAGAACTGTGTGAATAAGGAGTATCTGATGGCAGCGTCACAGTGGCCCAGTATGGAGGTTGCGACAGTCCACCCCGAACTCAACATAGCCTCAGCATACAG gtttcCTGCAGGTCTGATAAGCGTGGCAGCAGGGGGTTTGACAGGGGCAGGTGCAGGGGTAGAGGCTCTGGCCCTGGCTCACGCCATCGCCCCTGTGTCCCA CCCCCCCCACGCCCCATCGCCAGGGCAACCCAGCAAAgctgaggcagacagagacatctcctcTGACCAATAG